One window from the genome of Flavobacterium agricola encodes:
- a CDS encoding quinol:cytochrome C oxidoreductase — protein MYIFSNKLKTFAFILMALGIVGIAIGFLSAPSTTQEVEQILQAREHGHHDAATAHVAHDTESVAATAAADLHAEEHQAHLEHVLHGLENRPWAAVYVACIFALLISVGVLAFYAIQNAAMAGWSPILFRVMEGITGYLLPGTIIFLVLLALSGLHFNHLFVWMAEGVTDPASANYDAIVAGKSAYLNVPRWLITAVLILAGWNYYRFYARKHSIAQDTATDNSDYKKIFKASAAFLAFFIVTESIASWDWIMSIDPHWYSTLYGWYVLASFLVSAVTVIAMVTIYLRANGYLPNVNTSHLHDLAKFMFGFSIFWTYLWFSQFMLQWYSNIPEEVVYYITRIENYNLPFFGMLVLNFVLPLLILLNTDFKRLTWIIVMVGIFILVGHYLDFYVMIMPGTVGNEWFIGAPELGAIAFFAGLLIYCTFSTIAKQPLVAEKNPLMEESKHFQY, from the coding sequence ATGTATATTTTTTCAAACAAATTAAAAACTTTTGCTTTTATCCTTATGGCTTTAGGGATCGTAGGAATCGCAATTGGGTTTTTAAGTGCACCTTCTACAACGCAAGAAGTTGAACAAATCTTACAAGCCAGAGAACACGGCCATCATGATGCTGCTACAGCTCATGTTGCTCATGATACAGAATCAGTTGCTGCTACTGCAGCAGCTGATCTACATGCAGAAGAACATCAAGCACATTTAGAGCACGTTTTACATGGTTTAGAAAATAGACCTTGGGCTGCGGTTTATGTTGCATGTATTTTTGCATTATTAATTTCTGTTGGAGTTTTAGCGTTTTACGCTATTCAAAATGCTGCTATGGCAGGTTGGTCTCCAATTTTATTTAGAGTGATGGAAGGTATTACAGGGTATTTGTTACCAGGTACTATTATTTTCCTTGTATTATTAGCTCTTTCTGGACTTCATTTCAATCATTTATTTGTATGGATGGCTGAGGGGGTTACCGATCCTGCTAGTGCTAATTACGATGCAATTGTTGCAGGTAAAAGCGCGTACTTAAATGTACCACGTTGGTTAATTACAGCTGTTTTAATTTTAGCAGGGTGGAATTACTACCGCTTTTACGCTCGTAAACATTCAATTGCACAAGATACAGCTACAGATAATTCAGACTATAAAAAAATCTTTAAAGCATCAGCTGCTTTCTTAGCGTTCTTTATTGTTACTGAATCTATTGCTTCTTGGGATTGGATTATGTCAATTGATCCTCACTGGTATTCAACATTATACGGTTGGTACGTGTTAGCATCTTTCTTAGTTTCTGCTGTAACAGTTATTGCAATGGTTACTATTTATTTAAGAGCTAATGGCTATTTACCAAATGTTAATACTTCGCATTTACACGATTTAGCTAAATTTATGTTTGGATTCTCAATTTTCTGGACATACCTTTGGTTCTCACAATTCATGTTACAATGGTATTCAAACATTCCTGAAGAGGTTGTTTATTATATCACGCGTATTGAAAACTACAACTTACCATTCTTTGGTATGTTAGTACTTAACTTTGTTTTACCATTGTTAATTTTACTAAACACAGATTTCAAACGTTTAACTTGGATTATCGTTATGGTTGGTATTTTTATTTTAGTAGGTCACTATTTAGATTTCTACGTAATGATTATGCCAGGTACAGTAGGTAATGAATGGTTTATTGGTGCACCAGAATTAGGAGCAATTGCTTTCTTTGCTGGTTTATTAATTTACTGTACATTTAGCACTATTGCTAAACAACCGTTAGTTGCTGAGAAAAACCCATTAATGGAGGAAAGTAAACATTTTCAGTATTAA
- a CDS encoding TAT-variant-translocated molybdopterin oxidoreductase gives MASNKKYWTSVEELNENSSIVETLRNNEFVEEIPTDEFLGDAEKLSASSTTRRDFLKYVGFSTAAATLAACEGPVVKSIPYVVQPDQIIPGVADYYATSIADGFDFANVLIKTREGRPIKVENNNLDKARTGANARVHASVLSLYDNFRLKAPLVEGKEASWDTVLSTVSQSLNDAQATGGKIVVLTNTMASPSTDKLIAEFTAKYPTTKHVVYDAVSSSKALDAYQQVYGERALADYDFAAADVIFSVGADFLGDWQGGGYDAAYASNRVPKNGKMSKHIQAESIMSLSGANADVRIPVNVAEQKHILVKIYNAVTGSSVSVPSLGDKEALVNKAIQQILSAKSKAVVVSGIDDVDAQKLVFAINTALQSEAFLPGVPKFVRQGNDADVAQLVQDLKAGQVHTLIMSGVNPVYTLANGADFAEGLAKTKLAVTFTLKEDETAVHSKIAAAAPHYLESWGDVAMAKGHYSVIQPTIRPLFDTKQFQEALLAWTGNSTSYYDYVKAVGLATVSGKTWNQLVHDGFYQADYTATANASSFDANVAAGNLAKAKHQGLDLVLYTKVGMGDGQQANNPWLQEFPDPITRTTWDNYVTISRADAEALGVKNYNVANGALNGSYVSITVGDVTLDKVPALIQPGQAAGTIGLAFGYGKQEGIQKEMQVGVSAYKLYANQNAEQTASVALVSGDHEFACVQLQKTLMGRGDIVKETTLEVFNTKDASEWNIIPMVSLDHQPTPVTSPSVDIWESFDRSIGHHFNLSIDLNSCTGCGACVIACHSENNVPVVGKDEVRRSRDMHWLRIDRYYSSEDTFADDVVVKNDASGLIENVKTFNGLEHANDNPQVVFQPVMCQHCNHAPCETVCPVAATSHGRQGQNQMAYNRCVGTRYCANNCPYKVRRFNWFLYSENDAFDYNMNNGIGRMVLNPDVNVRSRGVMEKCSMCIQMTQLTILTAKREGRPVDANEFQTACSSACSTGAMTFGDVNNKASDVARLAEGERVYHLLEHLGTKPNVFYNVKVRNTQL, from the coding sequence TGACTTTTTGAAATACGTTGGGTTTAGTACTGCTGCTGCAACATTAGCAGCTTGTGAAGGCCCAGTTGTAAAATCTATTCCTTATGTAGTTCAGCCAGATCAAATTATTCCTGGTGTAGCGGATTACTATGCAACTTCTATTGCAGATGGATTTGATTTTGCTAACGTATTAATCAAAACTCGTGAAGGTCGTCCAATTAAAGTTGAAAACAATAATTTAGACAAGGCAAGAACTGGAGCTAACGCTCGTGTTCACGCATCTGTTTTGTCATTGTACGATAACTTTCGTTTAAAAGCGCCGCTTGTTGAAGGTAAAGAAGCATCTTGGGATACAGTATTGTCAACTGTTTCACAATCGTTAAACGATGCGCAGGCTACTGGAGGTAAAATTGTTGTTTTAACAAACACAATGGCTTCTCCGTCAACAGACAAATTAATCGCTGAATTTACAGCTAAATATCCTACAACAAAACATGTTGTTTATGATGCTGTTTCTTCATCTAAAGCTTTAGATGCTTACCAACAAGTTTATGGCGAGCGTGCTTTAGCAGATTATGATTTTGCTGCTGCTGACGTAATTTTTTCTGTTGGAGCTGATTTCTTAGGAGACTGGCAAGGTGGTGGATACGATGCAGCTTATGCTAGTAACCGTGTGCCTAAAAACGGAAAAATGTCTAAACATATTCAGGCTGAGTCAATCATGTCATTATCTGGTGCTAATGCTGATGTTCGTATTCCTGTGAATGTTGCTGAACAAAAACATATTTTAGTAAAAATATACAATGCTGTTACTGGTTCTTCAGTTTCAGTACCTTCTTTAGGTGATAAAGAAGCGTTAGTAAACAAAGCAATCCAACAAATACTTTCTGCTAAATCTAAAGCAGTAGTTGTTTCTGGTATTGATGATGTTGATGCACAAAAATTAGTTTTTGCTATTAATACTGCATTACAATCTGAAGCTTTTTTACCTGGTGTTCCTAAATTTGTTCGCCAAGGAAATGATGCTGATGTAGCTCAGTTAGTTCAAGATTTAAAAGCTGGTCAAGTACATACGTTAATTATGTCTGGTGTTAACCCAGTTTATACATTGGCTAATGGTGCTGATTTTGCTGAAGGTTTAGCTAAAACTAAACTTGCTGTTACATTTACTTTAAAAGAAGATGAAACAGCTGTACATTCTAAAATTGCTGCTGCAGCTCCTCATTATTTAGAATCATGGGGTGATGTTGCTATGGCTAAAGGACATTATTCTGTTATTCAGCCAACAATACGTCCTTTGTTTGATACAAAACAGTTCCAAGAAGCTTTATTAGCATGGACAGGTAATTCAACTTCTTATTACGATTATGTAAAAGCTGTTGGTTTAGCAACTGTTTCTGGTAAAACTTGGAATCAGTTAGTTCACGACGGTTTCTACCAAGCCGATTATACTGCTACTGCAAATGCATCTTCTTTTGATGCTAATGTTGCTGCTGGTAATTTAGCTAAAGCAAAACACCAAGGATTAGATTTAGTATTATATACTAAAGTAGGAATGGGTGATGGGCAACAAGCAAATAACCCTTGGTTACAAGAGTTCCCAGATCCAATTACTCGTACAACTTGGGATAACTATGTAACAATTTCTAGAGCTGATGCTGAAGCTTTAGGAGTTAAAAACTATAACGTTGCTAATGGAGCACTAAACGGTAGTTATGTTTCTATAACTGTTGGTGATGTAACTTTAGATAAAGTTCCTGCTTTAATTCAGCCAGGTCAAGCTGCTGGTACTATCGGTTTAGCTTTTGGTTACGGTAAACAAGAAGGAATTCAGAAAGAAATGCAGGTTGGTGTTAGCGCATATAAATTATACGCAAATCAAAATGCAGAGCAAACGGCTTCAGTTGCTTTAGTTTCTGGTGATCATGAGTTCGCTTGTGTTCAGTTGCAAAAAACGTTAATGGGTAGAGGAGATATTGTTAAGGAAACTACATTAGAAGTTTTCAATACAAAAGATGCTTCTGAATGGAATATAATTCCTATGGTATCTTTAGATCACCAACCTACTCCAGTAACTTCTCCAAGTGTAGACATTTGGGAATCTTTTGATCGTTCTATTGGTCACCATTTCAACTTATCTATCGATTTAAACTCTTGTACAGGTTGTGGTGCTTGTGTTATTGCATGTCACTCAGAAAATAACGTACCAGTTGTTGGTAAAGACGAGGTAAGAAGATCTAGAGATATGCACTGGTTACGTATTGACCGTTATTATTCTTCAGAAGATACATTTGCTGATGATGTAGTGGTTAAAAACGATGCAAGCGGATTAATTGAAAACGTGAAAACTTTTAACGGATTAGAGCATGCAAATGACAATCCTCAAGTTGTTTTCCAGCCAGTTATGTGTCAACATTGTAACCATGCTCCATGTGAGACTGTTTGTCCTGTAGCTGCAACTTCACACGGTCGTCAAGGTCAAAACCAAATGGCGTACAACCGTTGTGTAGGTACTCGTTACTGTGCAAACAACTGTCCTTATAAAGTTCGTCGTTTCAACTGGTTCTTATACAGTGAAAATGATGCCTTTGATTATAACATGAATAACGGTATTGGACGTATGGTGTTAAACCCAGACGTTAACGTTCGTTCTCGTGGTGTTATGGAAAAATGTTCTATGTGTATTCAAATGACTCAATTAACTATCTTAACTGCAAAACGTGAAGGTAGACCAGTTGATGCTAATGAATTCCAAACAGCTTGTTCTTCTGCTTGTTCAACAGGAGCAATGACGTTTGGTGACGTAAATAATAAAGCTTCTGACGTTGCTAGATTAGCAGAAGGCGAAAGAGTTTACCATTTACTAGAGCACTTAGGAACTAAACCTAACGTATTCTATAACGTAAAAGTTAGAAATACTCAATTATAA
- a CDS encoding DUF3341 domain-containing protein: protein MSTKVLHVLYNDDDVLMEAVHKTRSAHHHIEEIYTPFPVHGLDKAMGLAPTRLAICAFLYGLCGLSFGTWMINYMMISDWPQDIGGKPSFTFIQNMPSFVPIMFELTVFFAAHLMVLTFYMRSKLWPFKKAENPDVRTTDDHFLMEVSVKDNEEEMISFFKETGAVEIKVIDKQ from the coding sequence ATGAGTACAAAAGTTTTACACGTATTATATAATGATGATGACGTATTAATGGAGGCAGTTCATAAAACACGTTCTGCTCATCATCATATTGAAGAAATTTATACGCCATTCCCAGTTCATGGTTTAGATAAGGCTATGGGGCTTGCTCCTACAAGATTAGCAATTTGCGCTTTTCTTTATGGTTTATGTGGTTTATCTTTCGGAACTTGGATGATTAATTACATGATGATTTCTGACTGGCCTCAAGATATTGGTGGTAAACCAAGCTTTACATTCATTCAGAATATGCCATCATTCGTTCCAATTATGTTCGAATTGACTGTTTTCTTTGCAGCCCATTTAATGGTTCTTACTTTTTATATGAGAAGTAAATTATGGCCATTTAAAAAAGCTGAAAATCCAGATGTAAGAACAACTGATGACCATTTTTTAATGGAAGTTTCTGTTAAAGATAACGAAGAAGAAATGATTTCTTTCTTTAAAGAAACGGGTGCGGTTGAAATTAAAGTAATTGATAAGCAATAA
- a CDS encoding c-type cytochrome encodes MKSIYKLFVLAGVSFVATSCFNKSKPNYELFPNMYRSVAYETYSEVPAFKNGKEGQLPAEGSIKRGYTPYDLPNTTEGLMLSHNTKSPFETLTEKQAAEGAQLYGIYCAVCHGAKGDGQGVLVKREKFLGVPSYADRDITAGSVFFVETYGLNSMGSHANQLSQTERWLVADHVMKLKGELTK; translated from the coding sequence ATGAAATCTATATATAAGTTATTTGTATTAGCAGGTGTTTCGTTTGTTGCAACATCATGCTTTAACAAATCAAAACCAAACTACGAGTTGTTTCCGAACATGTACAGATCAGTTGCTTATGAAACGTATTCAGAAGTACCTGCATTTAAAAACGGAAAAGAAGGACAATTACCAGCAGAAGGAAGTATTAAACGCGGTTACACGCCGTACGATCTTCCGAATACTACAGAAGGTTTAATGTTATCTCATAATACTAAATCACCATTTGAAACCTTAACCGAAAAACAAGCTGCTGAAGGAGCACAATTGTACGGTATTTACTGTGCAGTTTGCCACGGAGCTAAAGGTGATGGTCAAGGTGTTTTAGTTAAACGTGAAAAATTTCTTGGCGTACCAAGCTATGCAGATAGAGATATTACTGCAGGATCAGTTTTCTTCGTTGAAACTTATGGATTAAACTCGATGGGTTCACATGCTAATCAATTATCTCAAACTGAGAGATGGTTAGTAGCTGATCACGTAATGAAGTTAAAAGGAGAATTAACTAAGTAA
- the nrfD gene encoding NrfD/PsrC family molybdoenzyme membrane anchor subunit → MSSHYEAPIRKPLVLGDKSYHDVTVDIARPVETRANKQWWTVFTIALVAFLWGVGCIIYTVSTGIGTWGLNKTIGWAWDITNFVWWVGIGHAGTLISAVLLLFRQKWRMAINRSAEAMTIFSVCQAGLFPIIHMGRPWLAYWVLPIPNQFGSLWVNFNSPLLWDVFAISTYLSVSLVFWWTGLLPDFAMLRDRAITPFAKRIYSIVSFGWSGRAKDWQRFEEVSLVLAGLATPLVLSVHTIVSFDFATSVIPGWHTTILPPYFVAGAIFSGFAMVNTLLIIMRKVVNLEDYITIQHIELMNIIVMITGSIVGVAYITELVIAWYSGVEYEQYAFLNRATGPYWWAYWLMMTCNVISPQVMWFKKIRTSIMWSFIISIVVNIGMWFERFVIIVTSLHRDYLPSSWTMFQPTFVDAGFYIGTIGFFFVLFLLYSRTFPVISQAEVKTILKSSGEYFKKARENDHTNHNH, encoded by the coding sequence ATGTCGTCTCATTACGAAGCACCGATTAGAAAACCTTTAGTTCTTGGTGATAAATCTTATCACGATGTAACTGTAGATATTGCTCGTCCAGTAGAAACGAGAGCGAATAAACAATGGTGGACTGTTTTTACTATTGCTTTAGTAGCTTTTTTATGGGGAGTAGGTTGTATTATTTATACAGTATCTACAGGTATTGGAACATGGGGATTAAATAAAACAATAGGCTGGGCCTGGGATATTACCAACTTCGTATGGTGGGTAGGTATCGGTCACGCCGGAACATTAATTTCTGCAGTATTATTGTTATTCCGTCAAAAATGGAGAATGGCTATTAACCGTTCTGCTGAGGCGATGACAATTTTCTCTGTATGTCAAGCAGGTTTATTCCCAATTATTCACATGGGTCGTCCATGGTTAGCATACTGGGTATTACCAATTCCAAACCAATTTGGGTCATTATGGGTTAACTTTAACTCACCGTTATTATGGGACGTATTTGCAATTTCTACGTACTTATCAGTTTCATTAGTTTTCTGGTGGACCGGTTTATTACCTGACTTTGCTATGTTACGTGACCGTGCTATAACTCCATTCGCAAAACGTATCTATTCAATCGTTTCTTTCGGATGGTCTGGTAGAGCTAAAGATTGGCAACGTTTTGAAGAAGTTTCATTAGTATTAGCTGGTTTAGCTACTCCGTTAGTATTATCAGTACACACTATTGTATCTTTTGACTTTGCTACGTCTGTAATTCCAGGATGGCATACAACAATTTTACCTCCATATTTCGTGGCAGGTGCTATTTTCTCAGGATTCGCAATGGTTAATACTTTACTTATCATTATGAGAAAAGTTGTTAATCTTGAAGATTATATTACAATTCAGCATATAGAATTAATGAACATTATTGTAATGATTACAGGTTCTATTGTTGGGGTTGCTTATATTACTGAATTAGTTATTGCATGGTACTCTGGTGTAGAATACGAACAATATGCTTTCTTAAACCGTGCTACAGGACCTTACTGGTGGGCATATTGGTTAATGATGACATGTAACGTAATTTCTCCACAAGTTATGTGGTTCAAAAAAATTAGAACATCTATCATGTGGTCATTCATTATTTCGATTGTTGTAAACATCGGAATGTGGTTTGAGCGTTTTGTAATTATTGTTACATCGTTACACCGTGACTATTTACCATCATCTTGGACAATGTTCCAGCCAACTTTTGTTGATGCTGGATTCTATATCGGAACAATTGGATTCTTCTTCGTGTTATTCTTATTATACTCAAGAACTTTCCCAGTTATTTCGCAAGCTGAAGTAAAAACTATTTTGAAATCTTCTGGTGAGTATTTCAAAAAAGCTAGAGAAAACGATCATACAAACCATAATCATTAA